A single genomic interval of Armigeres subalbatus isolate Guangzhou_Male chromosome 1, GZ_Asu_2, whole genome shotgun sequence harbors:
- the LOC134208146 gene encoding CLIP domain-containing serine protease B10-like: MLNRLPSVYLVFSLCLWLEIKADTHGPNSDKLKLLSRFCGVSVLDRIFQGQYAQIFRNPWIALLQYEHDGEIEHGCSGSLINNRYVLTAASCLTNKTDVQLLNIRLGELDKSQYQDCVSYGSDIAEKDCAEPADDYGVESIAIHPEYNQQTFLNDIGLIRLNKNVTMHDNTSPICLPITAMQPPPTITRFTAIGWGTCGNRTGSNALLQSMLTSMDNVECGREISEHQICATRYTGIDVGGPLATPMPHLHAGLRFVQLGVASGAVDSCAQDGYPGVYTRVSSYIEWILETIEP; this comes from the exons ATGCTTAATCGATTGCCTTCGGTATACCTTGTCTTTAGTTTGTGCCTATGGCTGGAGATCAAAGCTGATACGCACG GTCCGAATTCGGACAAATTAAAGCTGCTTTCCAGGTTTTGTGGAGTTTCCGTACTCGATAGAATTTTCCAAGGCCAATATGCCCAGATTTTCCGAAATCCATGGATAGCTTTACTGCAGTATGAACATGACGGAGAAATTGAGCATGGTTGCAGTGGTTCCTTGATCAACAATCGCTACGTGTTGACCGCTGCTTCTTGTCTGACCAACAAAACAGATGTTCAGTT GCTCAACATTCGTTTGGGTGAGCTAGACAAAAGTCAGTATCAAGACTGTGTTTCTTACGGCTCGGATATAGCGGAAAAAGACTGTGCCGAACCAGCAGATGATTATGGCGTGGAATCAATAGCAATTCATCCGGAGTATAACCAACAGACATTCCTCAACGACATCGGACTGATTCGTCTAAACAAAAACGTCACTATGCATG ATAACACTAGTCCAATATGCTTACCAATCACTGCAATGCAACCTCCGCCCACAATTACACGGTTCACTGCTATTGGATGGGGTACTTGTGGGAATCGTACGGGCTCGAACGCTTTGCTACAGTCGATGTTGACCTCAATGGATAACGTGGAATGTGGTCGAGAAATTAGCGAGCATCAAATATGTGCCACTCGTTATACGGGCATCGATGTTGGCGGACCACTAGCAACCCCAATGCCTCACCTACATGCGGGTTTAAGATTTGTTCAGCTTGGCGTTGCTTCAGGAGCGGTTGACTCCTGCGCACAAGACGGTTATCCTGGAGTCTATACCCGCGTTTCCAGCTATATAGAATGGATCTTGGAAACCATCGAGCCCTAA
- the LOC134205989 gene encoding uncharacterized protein LOC134205989 translates to MAETIRANHSLTVKRVQFWTDSSTVYSWIVSDHRRYKVFVAYRIGEILSRTSPMEWRWVRTKLNIADDLTKWKAGLKIESTSAWFTGPKFLLEAEGKWPSPEPPRPNVVDELRASFLFHRAEEASGLIDCTRISKWTITVRIIANVLRFISNIRRKQQDLPIEVLPTDAAVGNNRRVVAVTVRCIERSFSREEYQAAECLLWRMAQEEAFVDEVTVLRKCREGRVGELEKSSPLFKLSPVLDEDNVLRMDGRLQEGEFVPFELRFPVILPRGHPVTIKIIEHYHQLFGHANKETVVNELRQRFYIPAVRRELDKVARECVWCKVHKCKPMVPRMAPLPVQRTTPFIRPFSYTGVDFFGPINVVVGRRTEKRWCALFTCLGTRAIHLELVHSLPTQACLMAIRRFVCRRGVPIEYFSDNGTNFVGASKEIVKKIETDCSQALTSSRTRWNFNPPSAPHFGGVWERLVRSVKEAMEVLDDGRRLTDEVLLTTLAEAEDMVNSRPLTYIPQDPGNGGSITPNHFLKGLPVGEKEGCVPASDEAEALRNSHKRSQVLADRLWKRWLVEYLPHINRRTKWHSERPALEVGEVVFMADDDNRKCWVRAIVEEVKRGVDGRIRQAVVRTAKGVYRRPVAKLAVPEVRNRNHSYGKDPSPMLREGLLRHR, encoded by the coding sequence ATGGCCGAGACGATTAGAGCGAACCATAGTTTGACGGTGAAGCGCGTTCAGTTCTGGACAGATTCGAGCACGGTGTATTCCTGGATTGTGTCAGATCACCGCCGGTACAAAGTATTCGTCGCATACAGAATCGGCGAAATTTTAAGCAGAACGAGCCCCATGGAATGGCGTTGGGTTCGTACGAAACTAAACATAGCAGACGACTTGACGAAGTGGAAGGCGGGATTGAAGATAGAGTCCACCAGCGCGTGGTTCACTGGACCAAAGTTTTTGTTAGAGGCGGAAGGCAAGTGGCCAAGCCCGGAGCCACCTCGGCCGAACGTGGTTGATGAGCTTCGGGCTAGCTTCCTGTTTCATCGAGCTGAGGAAGCAAGCGGATTGATCGATTGCACCAGGATTTCAAAGTGGACCATTACGGTCCGCATCATCGCCAATGTTCTTCGGTTCATTTCCAACATCCGGCGAAAACAACAAGATTTGCCGATCGAGGTACTACCAACCGACGCGGCAGTTGGTAACAATCGGCGAGTGGTAGCGGTTACAGTGCGGTGTATAGAGCGATCGTTTTCGAGGGAAGAGTACCAGGCCGCAGAATGTCTACTGTGGAGAATGGCGCAGGAAGAAGCATTTGTCGATGAGGTAACGGTCCTACGCAAGTGCAGAGAAGGAAGGGTCGGTGAACTTGAGAAATCCAGTCCGCTGTTCAAGTTGTCTCCGGTGCTGGATGAAGATAATGTGTTGCGGATGGACGGCAGATTACAAGAGGGTGAGTTTGTTCCGTTCGAGTTGCGGTTTCCGGTCATTCTACCAAGAGGCCATCCGGTGACGATCAAGATAATCGAGCACTATCATCAGCTGTTTGGCCATGCCAATAAGGAGACTGTAGTAAACGAGCTAAGGCAAAGGTTTTATATCCCAGCTGTTCGCAGAGAGCTCGACAAAGTAGCACGAGAATGCGTTTGGTGCAAGGTGCACAAATGTAAGCCGATGGTTCCGAGGATGGCACCACTTCCAGTACAACGGACAACTCCGTTCATCCGTCCATTCAGCTACACAGGAGTGGACTTCTTCGGTCCTATCAACGTCGTTGTGGGACGGCGCACCGAGAAGCGTTGGTGTGCGTTATTCACCTGTTTAGGAACAAGAGCCATCCATCTGGAACTAGTCCACAGCTTGCCCACGCAGGCATGCCTGATGGCTATCCGGAGGTTTGTCTGCCGGCGAGGAGTTCCGATCGAATACTTTTCCGATAACGGGACGAATTTCGTGGGTGCAAGCAAGGAGATAGTGAAGAAAATAGAAACCGACTGTTCGCAAGCGTTGACAAGTTCCCGGACACGGTGGAATTTCAACCCACCCTCGGCGCCCCATTTTGGGGGCGTATGGGAGAGATTGGTGCGGTCGGTTAAGGAGGCGATGGAGGTGTTAGACGACGGACGTAGACTGACCGACGAAGTATTGTTGACGACATTGGCTGAGGCAGAGGATATGGTCAATTCTCGGCCATTGACTTATATCCCTCAGGACCCAGGAAACGGCGGATCGATAACGCCAAACCACTTTCTTAAGGGTCTTCCGGTGGGAGAGAAGGAAGGCTGTGTTCCAGCCAGCGATGAAGCGGAGGCGTTAAGGAACAGCCACAAGAGGTCGCAGGTGCTAGCTGATCGGCTGTGGAAGCGATGGCTGGTCGAATACCTGCCACATATCAATCGGCGTACGAAGTGGCACAGCGAGCGGCCTGCGTTAGAAGTAGGTGAGGTGGTGTTCATGGCTGACGACGATAACCGAAAATGCTGGGTACGAGCGATTGTTGAAGAAGTGAAGCGAGGTGTGGATGGCAGAATCAGGCAAGCGGTGGTACGGACAGCGAAAGGAGTCTACCGACGACCGGTGGCTAAGCTGGCGGTGCCTGAAGTGCGGAATCGTAATCATAGCTACGGAAAGGACCCTTCGCCAATGTTACGGGAGGGGCTGTTGAGGCACCGATGA